In Porites lutea chromosome 7, jaPorLute2.1, whole genome shotgun sequence, a single window of DNA contains:
- the LOC140944707 gene encoding uncharacterized protein — MRSYLSFCVYYGYQPLPAAALTLNRYAAFLARSLSASSIPAYLNAIRILHLEHGLSDPTKNNFQLASTLRGIKRVKGLTVSQKKPITPQILLAFKSHLHLDSPLHATFWAVCLVAFFGLLRKANLLCKGSTKFDPSKHLRRGDILFFNDWAIIINRWSKTIQFSQRILTVPLPRIAPHPLCPYTALRHAFGLVPAPLSGPAFIIPASTEGGLTPLTYGKFDCLLKLVAAKTNLDPSQVSGHSFRSGGATLAFQAQIPAELIKRLGDWQSDAYRSYIHIPVKDRMLAVKRLASFV; from the coding sequence ATGCGTTCATACCTCTCCTTTTGTGTATACTACGGCTACCAACCTCTCCCAGCAGCAGCATTAACCCTTAATCGCTATGCAGCTTTTCTAGCAAGGTCACTCTCAGCATCCTCCATCCCAGCCTATTTAAATGCGATTCGCATTCTACACCTTGAACATGGTCTGTCTGACCCaaccaaaaacaattttcaattggCATCTACACTTCGAGGAATCAAGCGTGTAAAAGGTTTAACAGTGTCCCAAAAGAAGCCGATTACACCCCAGATCCTATTAGCCTTCAAGAGTCATTTACATTTGGACAGCCCTTTACATGCAACCTTCTGGGCAGTTTGCCTCGTAGCGTTCTTTGGCCTCCTTCGTAAGGCGAATTTGCTATGCAAAGGATCAACAAAGTTTGACCCATCCAAACACCTGCGTCGAGGAGATATCCTCTTCTTCAATGACTGGGCCATCATTATCAATCGATGGTCGAAGACCATCCAATTTAGTCAGCGCATTTTAACTGTTCCGTTACCTCGCATTGCTCCACATCCACTCTGCCCTTACACTGCTCTCAGACATGCCTTTGGCTTGGTACCAGCACCTTTATCGGGCCCAGCCTTTATCATCCCAGCATCCACGGAGGGGGGCCTGACTCCTCTGACTTATGGAAAGTTTGACTGCCTTCTAAAACTAGTCGCAGCCAAGACGAACTTGGACCCGTCTCAAGTTAGTGGACATAGTTTTCGCTCGGGCGGGGCCACTCTGGCTTTTCAAGCTCAAATCCCTGCAGAACTGATTAAGCGTTTAGGAGACTGGCAGTCAGATGCTTATAGGTCTTATATCCACATCCCAGTTAAAGACAGAATGCTCGCAGTTAAGCGTCTCGCTtcgtttgtttag
- the LOC140943708 gene encoding uncharacterized protein yields the protein MGITLSQFFKSMSDLYCSFSNRDARILMVGLDSAGKTTILYKLKLNETVSTIPTIGFNVETVSPCKGVTFTVWDMGGQDKLRPLWRHYFKNTQGLIFVLDSSDLERMSEARQELFSVLESVEMERVPVVVIANKQDLPRALKAHEIAQQLSLLQHKVNPWHVQETCAKNGEGIYEAVHKLSDMVKEFEKSSRKY from the coding sequence ATGGGAATCACACTCTCTCAGTTTTTCAAAAGTATGAGTGATCTTTATTGTTCTTTCTCCAATCGTGACGCTCGTATCCTCATGGTAGGACTTGATTCAGCTGGTAAAACCACCATTCTGTACAAACTCAAGCTAAACGAGACAGTAAGCACCATTCCTACAATTGGATTCAATGTGGAGACTGTGAGCCCATGCAAGGGTGTCACGTTCACCGTCTGGGATATGGGAGGCCAAGACAAGCTCAGACCATTATGGCGCCACTATTTCAAGAACACACAAGGCTTGATATTCGTGTTAGACAGCTCTGATTTGGAGCGAATGTCAGAAGCCCGGCAAGAACTTTTCAGCGTCCTTGAAAGTGTTGAAATGGAACGTGTGCCTGTGGTTGTCATCGCCAACAAGCAAGATCTTCCAAGAGCACTCAAGGCGCACGAAATTGCTCAACAACTGTCCCTCTTGCAGCATAAAGTGAACCCATGGCATGTTCAAGAAACCTGTGCTAAGAATGGCGAGGGTATATACGAAGCTGTGCACAAGCTGAGCGACATGGTCAaggaatttgaaaaaagttCAAGAAAATACTGA
- the LOC140943253 gene encoding nuclear nucleic acid-binding protein C1D-like produces the protein MAAHVEEEPDLPEEVTESLETFHEALGKVEDVFKPVLETSVDDLKEKMNPLESAKLDLVVAYAINSMFWMYLTTQGVNPREHPVKSELDRIKKYMGKVKEATEKKEASLRIDKGAAKRFVKSALWNPSDKKDSSQDGGETSSKEANKNAEKRKGEDKSITPSEKKKKKKK, from the exons atggcggctcaTGTGGAAGAAGAGCCCGATTTACCTGAAGAAGTTACTGAGTCCCTTGAGACTTTTCACGAAGCTTTGGGTAAAGTTGAAGATGTTTTCAAGCCTGTTCTAGAGACCTCAGTGGATGACCTAAAGGAAAAG atgAATCCACTGGAAAGTGCAAAACTTGACCTAGTAGTTGCTTATGCTATCAACTCAATGTTCTGGA TGTATCTTACCACTCAAGGTGTAAACCCACGTGAGCATCCTGTGAAATCTGAACTG GACAGAATAAAGAAGTACATGGGAAAAGTGAAAGAAgcaacagaaaagaaagaag CATCTCTAAGGATCGATAAGGGTGCTGCTAAGAGATTTGTGAAGAGTGCATTGTGGAATCCATCAG ATAAAAAGGATTCTTCACAAGATGGAGGGGAAACTTCAAGCAAAGAAG CTAACAAGAATGCAGAAAAACGCAAGGGTGAAGATAAATCCATCACGCCTtcagagaagaagaagaagaaaaagaagtag